TACTCTATATGAGATATCGCTATCGTTATCCCTCTCGCCTTCTCCTCAGGCGCCTTGTCTATCTGATCAAATGGAACATACTGCGCTAACCCATGCTGCGATAAACAACGCGTTATCGCAGCAGTTAAAGTGGTCTTCCCATGATCTATATGCCCTATGGTACCTACGTTAACATGCGGCTTCTTCCTTTCAAACTTCTCCTTAGCCATATCTATACCCCCTTGTTAAAGATAATAACAGGCAAAAATAAAAAGGTGGAGCCCACGACCGGAATCGAACCGGTGACCTTGTCCTTACCATGGACACGCTCTACCGATTGAGCTACGTGGGCCCATTTGGTTTGGTGGGGAGGGGAGGATTTGAACCTCCGAAGGCAATCCGCCCGCGGATCTACAGTCCGCTGCCTTTGACCCCTTGGCTACCTCCCCACTTTGCATTAAAAACGAAAGTTTGGAGCCGACGGCCGGACTCGAACCGGCAACCTACTGATTACAAATCAGTCGCTCTGCCAGTTGAGCTACGCCGGCAAACTTCGCCAACCCAAGCCGAAATACATTATAAAAGAGAACTTCTTTTAAGTCAATAGGGTTACGGCTCTATTATATTAAGAGTGTTAATTGAAATCCTCAAAAAGAATTTAAAAATCAAATTAAAAAGCGACTGGCTGTGAGTAAATACTTTGAAAATAAGTAGCTAACGGACTTACTAAGGGAATAGACCAAATAAAAGTTAAATAATGGGGATTTTTTCAGATGCCTCCACACAAGCTTCTATAATAGAATTCTTATGAAATTACACAGGAAGATAGATTTAAGCTTAGTAATAACAAAGCACAATCTAAAGCTAGCAAAGTTCATAAACAGAAGAACAGCCATAATGAATAAAGGTGAAGTTGTAGAAAAGGGGGCAAATTCTCCACTCCTTGCCCAGAAAGAAAACCCGTGAAGAAAAAACACCAATGGTTAAGTCAGGAGAAAAGGAAAGGGAGATAAAAGCTAGTTATTTATATAAGGAGTGGAGTTTCCCCCGTAGGGGGAGAGACTACGGGGGAAACTCGGC
This DNA window, taken from Synergistota bacterium, encodes the following:
- a CDS encoding GTP-binding protein produces the protein MAKEKFERKKPHVNVGTIGHIDHGKTTLTAAITRCLSQHGLAQYVPFDQIDKAPEEKARGITIAISHIE